The following nucleotide sequence is from Melioribacteraceae bacterium.
ATCGGAACCGGTGGAACAATAAGCGGAACGGGAAGATTTCTAAAAGAAAAAAATCCCAATATAAAAGTTATCGGAGCTGATCCGCTTGGCTCAATTTTCAAAACGTATAAGGAAACCGGCGAACTTATTAAAGGTACACCCTATCTAGTTGAAGGAATTGGACAAGACTGCCTACCGAAAAATGTTCACTTTCAATACATCGATCAGATAATAAATGTAAGTGATCGAGAATCATTTGCGATGGCTCGTCGTTTAACCAAAGAAGAGGGAATATTCTGTGGTGGCAGTACTGGAACAATTGTTAAAGTAGCTTTGGATATTGCGAAAGATTTAACTGAAAATGATGTTGCCGTCTTCATCGTTTGTGATACCGGTGAACGTTATCTTTCCAAAGTGCACAATGAAAGCTGGTTAAAAAATAATAGAATGCTCGAAGTAGAAATGAAAATTCTGCGTGATGTTTCTGACGAGAAGAAACGGAGAGGAATTGAAAATATCTGTTACGTTCATGATAGTGATTTAGTGAAAGATGCGGTCTCAATTTTTAATAAATATGGGTACACACAAATTCCCGTATTCGATGAACATCTAAAGCCGGTCGGATCCGTACGTGAAAATAAATTAATGGGAAAACTGGTGGAAGATTCAAAATTATTGAACGTAAAAGTATCGGAAGTTATGGAAGAATCATTCCCAATAATTGATGCCAAAACAGAAATTGAAGAAGTGAAAAAAATGTTGAAAGATAGAAATGCAATTTTAGTTAGTGATTTTGGACGAATTACAGATA
It contains:
- a CDS encoding pyridoxal-phosphate dependent enzyme codes for the protein MDYKNNITELIGNTPLIQLNKLNNGLKPKIFAKLESNNPGGSVKDRIGRSMIEDAERSGKLKPGGTIVEATSGNTGIGLALTAAVKGYKAVFVVTDKVSDEKINYLRALGSEVIVVSNAVEPDHPDYYVNVAKRIADETPNSIFAYQYSNPANPEVHYQTTGPEIWKQTDGKITHFIASIGTGGTISGTGRFLKEKNPNIKVIGADPLGSIFKTYKETGELIKGTPYLVEGIGQDCLPKNVHFQYIDQIINVSDRESFAMARRLTKEEGIFCGGSTGTIVKVALDIAKDLTENDVAVFIVCDTGERYLSKVHNESWLKNNRMLEVEMKILRDVSDEKKRRGIENICYVHDSDLVKDAVSIFNKYGYTQIPVFDEHLKPVGSVRENKLMGKLVEDSKLLNVKVSEVMEESFPIIDAKTEIEEVKKMLKDRNAILVSDFGRITDIITRYDLIDFS